A single genomic interval of Koleobacter methoxysyntrophicus harbors:
- a CDS encoding phosphoadenosine phosphosulfate reductase family protein encodes MKQERHILALSGGKDSAALAVYLREKYPHLDLEYVFTDSGCELPETYEYLDRIRAVLNIDITVVKPEKGWDDYWALTKVKKTPYGTFTYLPSPKNRWCTEVLKLIPYEKWINERFPGCIVHSYVGLRADEARERKGLIARNPYLKVHFPFIEDGLVYKDIRDLLVGSGLGFPAYYSWRKRSGCYFCFYQTKKEWLGLYEHHPSLYYKAMKYETYLPEKGIRFTWCQDISLGELLNKKEQFQHSGKNGVENRDLKTEYTTCKLLKTLRFLT; translated from the coding sequence GTGAAACAAGAGCGACATATTCTTGCATTGTCAGGAGGCAAGGATAGTGCAGCCTTAGCAGTGTATTTAAGAGAAAAATACCCGCATTTGGACCTAGAGTATGTTTTTACTGACAGTGGTTGCGAGCTGCCTGAAACTTATGAGTATTTGGATAGAATAAGGGCAGTATTAAATATTGATATAACTGTTGTAAAGCCCGAAAAGGGTTGGGATGATTATTGGGCTTTAACAAAAGTAAAAAAAACTCCTTATGGAACTTTTACTTACCTGCCTTCCCCTAAGAACAGATGGTGTACAGAGGTCTTGAAACTTATACCTTATGAAAAATGGATTAATGAAAGATTTCCAGGATGTATAGTACATAGCTATGTAGGCCTACGAGCGGATGAGGCGCGAGAACGTAAAGGGTTAATTGCGCGAAACCCTTACCTAAAAGTTCATTTTCCGTTTATTGAGGATGGCTTAGTTTATAAAGATATCCGAGATCTTCTTGTTGGTTCAGGTTTAGGATTCCCTGCTTATTATTCTTGGCGTAAAAGGTCTGGCTGCTACTTTTGTTTCTATCAAACAAAGAAGGAGTGGTTAGGACTTTATGAACATCATCCAAGTCTTTATTATAAAGCGATGAAATATGAAACTTATCTTCCTGAGAAGGGAATCAGGTTTACTTGGTGTCAAGATATTAGCTTAGGTGAGCTACTTAATAAAAAAGAACAATTTCAGCATTCAGGTAAAAACGGTGTTGAAAATAGGGACTTAAAAACAGAGTATACTACGTGTAAACTGCTTAAGACCTTAAGATTTTTAACTTGA